In Podospora pseudoanserina strain CBS 124.78 chromosome 5, whole genome shotgun sequence, a single window of DNA contains:
- a CDS encoding hypothetical protein (COG:C; EggNog:ENOG503NWBB; SMCOG1094:ferredoxin; antiSMASH:Cluster_6), with amino-acid sequence MAAITPEQIAIVKATAPVLKEHGVTITTTFYNNLIGDVPALHNFFSTTSQTTGRQPRALAGAVLAYATYIDDLPKLTHAVERIAHKHVSLQVTPEQYDIVGKYLIQAIGQVLGDAATADIVDAWIAAYGVLAQVFINREGEMYKSNAADGWVGWRKFRITQKVPESSTITSFYLAPSDGATPLPKYMPGQYVSLQVPVPELGYLQSRQYSLSEAPRKGEYYRISVKREEALEPSAPALVSNMLHDQYAVGDEVELSHPQGEFFVDPQDASKEGVPVVLVSAGVGATPLKAILDSLVSAGSKRPASWIHSSRSSAAQPFADDIRRICRENENVSANVFLRTLGPEDRAGVHYEFGDMRLDLAKLDKERGLFLGDSRAEYYICGPEAFMIDVRRTLVEQGVDRSRIFLELFATGDVSDEEAKW; translated from the coding sequence ATGGCAGCCATCACCCCCGAGCAGATCGCCATTGTCAAGGCGACAGCGCCAGTTCTCAAAGAACACGGCgtaaccatcaccaccaccttctacaacaacctcatcggAGATGTTCCAGCACTTCACAACTTtttcagcaccaccagccaaacaACAGGTCGACAGCCACGAGCACTTGCCGGCGCTGTTCTGGCTTATGCGACGTATATCGACGACCTCCCCAAGCTGACACATGCCGTGGAACGCATCGCCCACAAGCATGTTTCCCTCCAAGTAACCCCTGAGCAATACGACATCGTCGGAAAGTACCTGATCCAAGCCATCGGTCAAGTCCTCGGTGACGCAGCCACCGCCGACATCGTCGACGCCTGGATTGCCGCCTATGGTGTCCTTGCCCAGGTCTTCATCAACCGCGAAGGCGAGATGTACAAGTCGAACGCCGCCGACGGCTGGGTCGGCTGGCGCAAGTTCCGCATCACCCAGAAGGTACCAGAGAGCAGCACCATCACGAGCTTCTATCTCGCCCCCAGCGATGGGGCCACGCCACTACCCAAGTACATGCCGGGTCAGTACGTCAGCTTGCAGGTGCCGGTGCCCGAGCTTGGGTACCTGCAGAGCAGACAGTACAGCCTGAGCGAAGCCCCGAGAAAGGGAGAGTACTACCGCATCAGCGTCAAGCGAGAGGAGGCCCTCGAGCCGAGCGCCCCTGCCCTTGTTTCCAACATGTTGCACGACCAGTACGCCGTGGGCGACGAGGTCGAGCTGTCGCATCCACAGGGCGAGTTCTTTGTGGACCCCCAGGACGCAAGCAAGGAGGGTGTCCCGGTCGTTTTGGTATCCGCCGGCGTTGGTGCGACACCGCTCAAGGCCATCCTTGACAGCCTCGTGTCTGCGGGGTCCAAGAGACCAGCATCATGGATCCATTCATCACGATCGAGCGCGGCACAGCCGTTTGCTGACGATATCCGGCGTATCTGTCGCGAGAACGAGAACGTGTCGGCCAATGTGTTCCTGCGCACGCTTGGCCCTGAGGACCGCGCTGGGGTACACTACGAGTTTGGAGACATGCGGCTGGATCTGGCAAAGTTGGACAAGGAGCGCGGTTTGTTCCTGGGTGACTCTCGAGCCGAGTACTACATTTGTGGTCCCGAGGCATTCATGATCGATGTTCGCCGCACATTGGTCGAGCAGGGTGTCGACAGGTCGAGGATATTCCTGGAGCTGTTTGCGACGGGTGATGTCAGCGACGAGGAAGCAAAATGGTGA
- a CDS encoding Type I Iterative PKS (EggNog:ENOG503NYR4; SMCOG1022:Beta-ketoacyl synthase; COG:I; antiSMASH:Cluster_6), translating into MPSSPCGAEPIAIIGSACRFPGGASSPSRLWQLLANPRDLSERVPVGRFHVDAFYHPDGEFPGTTNSARGYFLDHDPRLFDASFFSVTPKEAEAIDPQQRLLLEVVYEALESAGYSLQQHAGARVGVFAGVMTADYDTLSQRDELTTSQYYATGNARSMVSNRLSYFFNFKGPSMTIDTACSSSLVALHQAVLSLRSGDCEMACVAGANLILTPEQFIVESSLHMLSPSGHCSMFDANADGYARGEGIAAMFVRPLSKALASGDHILAVIRETGVNSDGRTTGITMPNWEAQAQLIQDTYRRAGLDINTLEDRCQYFECHGAGTAAGDPKEARAIEHAFFSGELRAGPSTDLIPPAERPRLLVGSVKTVIGHTEGSAGLAGLFKVVESMRHDTIPPNLHLDRLNPQVAEYASHLVVPTSPVPWPAVQPGQPKRASVNSFGFGGTNAHAIVEQYVPAIHDENFVSNAHVPRPIPNGSVGPRVNRICLPLVLSAKSEKSLVAVVQAYYDHLLKNPGASTEELSWHTYARRTAFAHRVFFAGTTTERLLGKLARFLKIPDAPPEPPRKKLKTTDKRETPPPVATMCRVKPEHQKPKLLGIFTGQGAQWATMSRGLLVTSKVYRDSIRQLDGILRQCPHPPPWSLEHEISADEGLSRVHRSTISQPLCTAIQIALVDLLHSIEISFHTVVGHSSGEIGAAYAAGRIGARDAILIAYYRGMDVNLACGAGGVKGGMLVAGMSMEEAADFCARREYSPGLCIAASNSPMVVTLSGDLDLIHEACKYLKGKRLLARILNVDTAYHSPHMEVPSIKYLEAIKSCNISPRAQNNGTAWISTVSGTGEPKAADLKDIYWRDNMMKPVLFYEAMSTALDKNGPFDGVIEVGPHCTLRGPVFEAIRESMGTEATLPYTGLLNRGMDDREAFGEFLGWIWAQFGVYNSHIRQFVLGSVQPELINTRIQGAPSYPWDHSQIHWRESRLSRQYHFRLAMPHELLGVRTRDDSRYLLRWRNILKFEKLTWARHHAFQGQSLLPASAYVIMAVDAAKAAAPEVAISVIELRDLKFYKGITFDPNSPGVEVLSSLVIEKETPDTWEASFLLTSTVADGRTDVKKNFSCRVAITSGAPHPNLLPTRPATRAETLSANPEAFYAMMAGTGLRYTGPFRGLQALDRRFDFASSSLRRVHPDDTTRLDLSPATLDSCLQTAFVTMSSPGDGAIWTPFLPVEIESIRMNLSLCNAQERSDTLVVDAHKTQATPCTKSAPASFTADIEIFNDEGKQEIQIEGLKVGSFGPTNPEDDYELYLTTQLDLDPEDAIVSATDEDVRPVSPMLAESCERVASFFIKGLPATAVCPSPGSHLVSASIASRAELRRATSTWSDETEESLDRFILSSPYYSALSLVRRLGRNVPDVMAGMLPIVFEEARQTHSFQRHISRVVKQISHKYASMHVLGLTDAELGLTEHVLDGLGTSFASYRIGSRPEENLNDRIQLSESLSEKVITEKVDFTTGVPANGQLYDLVLLSTSLFEPHNTATVLGHVRNMMRPGGFLMLIQVTRTPLEERLRRTISCVPSLQSMSPTPPDWPDLLDQCGFQNSSEDSAQNYATGFSLIVRQAQSLEKALLMYPPSEDSDPERLMNRLLIVGGKQLWTSFISSQVTAALASHCGLITTVASLDDLAPGHAANFTAVILLCDLDEPLLLNMNEKRMEALKELLRPEMVILWVTESAWTTTPGNSASLGFTRTLAAEIPGLTLQVLDLETVNTDPAVKAVSETFFRLAMYARIQHTSVENPLWVLEPEIHIKDGRRMVPRVRPWKKGNNRANAGRRIVTAPCNTLENVVEILPGHSGNGPYRAEEWGLASASDPPGELFGMQVNYSTVGALNTGLSSFPSAYVCLGSDTRTLATTVALSKVNASYIMMPTRWGTEITIPSLNEPVFFGLLVRYFLALSISWKARGQSLLVIEPDERFQECIKDVCVKQGISFQIFSTDEQRCRRVPEMTFLHPALSRREIRDLNLPQRALVVDMLPKGSRLSEMFKATVDEPSAYHHLSSFLRPAADLEVDGVNPDAGACVHLDRIWEGAVTLSLAKMETLADGAVSPLLSVPALVDCTEPVAPFSVIHWKAERDIQQIITPPYGRQLLSPSKTYLLVGLTRDFGQSLCTLLAQQGARHLVLASRNPPRRSPRWAEELTRKGVQLRFQTLDVTKMEQVTALKTKIAQTLRFPPVGGVINGAMVLDDRVFSEMSIESFQRVMAPKTIGSSNLDDAFCSPDMDFFIMTSSFAAVGGHAGQSNYAAANMYMNGLAASRRHRGFVGSILNIGVIYGLGFLHREKENLYEGLEREGYPPISERDLHHMFLEAIVAGKPTEDQIYDITTGLRRFPVGRPTLHWHSDPRFCHFTRGSDDRDEESDAGSQQLSLKEQTSRGETEEDVAEILVPAFIKRLQNQLKLAEGTVTAEQSIVELGVDSLAAVEIRSWVWRTLGHDVGVMKILSGMTISQLCGEIAAATMAVRVTTQQSLEATGVPSDASATPHTTSVVSGAELETHSVATTAAEE; encoded by the exons ATGCCGTCCTCGCCCTGTGGTGCTGagcccatcgccatcatcggctCCGCGTGCCGGTTCCCGGGAGGCGCGAGCTCCCCCTCGCGCCTGTGGCAACTGCTCGCGAACCCGAGGGACCTCTCGGAGCGCGTGCCCGTGGGAAGATTCCATGTCGACGCCTTCTACCACCCAGATGGCGAGTTCCCCGGCACGACGAATTCTGCCCGTGGGTACTTCCTGGACCACGACCCCCGGCTGTTTGAcgccagcttcttcagcGTCACGCCCAAGGAAGCTGAAGCAATCGACCCCCAGCAGCGGTTGCTTCTAGAAGTGGTGTACGAGGCCCTCGAGTCGGCCGGGTACTCTCTCCAGCAGCATGCGGGTGCCCGTGTTGGTGTGTTTGCCGGTGTGATGACGGCCGACTACGACACCCTCTCACAGAGGGACGAGCTCACCACAAGCCAGTACTATGCCACGGGCAATGCGCGGTCCATGGTCTCCAACCGGCTCTCGTACTTTTTCAACTTCAAAGGGCCCTCCATGACGATCGACACGGCCTGTTCATCCAGCCTGGTAGCCCTCCACCAAGCTGTCTTGAGTCTTCGGTCGGGCGATTGCGAAATGGCTTGCGTGGCTGGTGCCAACCTCATCCTGACCCCTGAGCAGTTCATCGTCGAGTCCAGCCTACACATGCTCAGTCCCTCCGGTCACTGCAGCATGTTTGACGCCAATGCCGATGGCTATGCCCGCGGCGAAGGAATTGCGGCTATGTTTGTCCGTCCCCTGAGCAAAGCCCTGGCCAGTGGCGACCACATTCTCGCCGTTATTCGGGAAACCGGTGTCAATTCGGATGGCAGGACGACAGGGATCACGATGCCCAACTGGGAAGCGCAAGCACAGCTTATTCAGGACACATATCGACGAGCCGGCCTAgatatcaacaccctcgaggACCGCTGTCAGTATTTTGAGTGTCATGGGGCTGGAACGGCTGCAGGTGACCCCAAGGAAGCCCGCGCCATCGAACatgccttcttctcgggTGAGCTTCGAGCTGGGCCGTCAACAGACTTGATCCCGCCCGCGGAAAGGCCTCGGCTTCTGGTTGGCTCAGTGAAGACGGTCATTGGCCACACTGAGGGGTCGGCAGGTCTCGCAGGGTTATTCAAGGTTGTCGAGAGCATGCGACATGATACCATTCCTCCAAACCTACATCTGGATCGGTTGAACCCGCAAGTTGCCGAATATGCCAGCCACTTGGTCGTCCCAACAAGCCCCGTCCCATGGCCAGCGGTCCAGCCAGGACAACCGAAAAGAGCCAGCGTCAACTCGTTCGGTTTCGGCGGCACCAATGCCCATGCGATTGTTGAGCAGTACGTTCCAGCCATCCACGACGAGAACTTCGTGTCAAATGCTCACGTCCCTCGCCCCATCCCCAACGGGTCAGTCGGGCCTAGAGTCAATCGTATTTGCCTCCCTTTGGTACTCTCTGCCAAATCCGAAAAGTCCCTGGTAGCTGTTGTGCAAGCCTATTACGATCACCTCCTCAAGAACCCCGGAGCCTCAACCGAAGAGCTGTCATGGCACACCTACGCCCGCCGCACAGCCTTTGCTCACAGAGTGTTCTTTGCGGGTACAACAACGGAAAGGCTTCTTGGGAAGCTGGCGCGATTCCTGAAGATACCAGACGCCCCGCCTGAGCCTCCTAGAAAGAAGCTGAAAACAACCGACAAACGAGAGACGCCGCCACCGGTTGCCACTATGTGTCGCGTGAAACCAGAACATCAGAAGCCCAAGTTGCTGGGGATCTTCACGGGCCAGGGAGCGCAATGGGCCACCATGTCTCGGGGTCTGCTTGTGACAAGCAAGGTTTACCGTGATTCTATTCGACAGTTGGACGGGATTCTGCGGCAGTGCCCGCATCCACCTCCCTGGAGCTTGGAACACGAGATATCGGCGGACGAGGGTCTTTCGAGGGTTCATAGGTCGACAATCTCGCAGCCTCTGTGTACCGCCATTCAGATTGCTTTAG TCGACTTGTTACACTCGATCGAGATTAGCTTCCACACAGTGGTTGGCCACTCGTCTGGGGAAATCGGTGCTGCATATGCCGCCGGCCGGATCGGTGCCCGAGATGCTATTCTGATTGCTTACTACCGTGGAATGGACGTGAACCTCGCCTGCGGAGCCGGGGGCGTCAAAGGGGGGATGCTAGTTGCAGGCATGTCAATGGAGGAGGCCGCCGATTTCTGTGCTAGAAGAGAGTACAGCCCAGGACTCTGCATTGCCGCCAGCAACTCGCCCATGGTTGTCACGCTTTCAGGTGATCTTGACTTGATTCATGAGGCCTGCAAGTATCTTAAGGGCAAGAGGTTGCTAGCGCGGATACTCAACGTCGACACGGCTTACCATTCACCCCACATGGAGGTTCCGTCAATAAAGTATCTGGAAGCGATCAAATCGTGCAACATCTCACCGCGGGCTCAAAACAATGGAACCGCCTGGATTTCGACTGTGTCTGGCACTGGGGAGCCCAAGGCAGCGGATTTGAAGGACATCTACTGGCGCGACAACATGATGAAGCCGGTGCTGTTTTACGAGGCTATGAGTACCGCCTTGGACAAAAATGGACCGTTCGACGGAGTGATAGAGGTCGGGCCCCATTGCACTCTTAGGGGGCCAGTGTTTGAAGCGATCCGAGAGAGCATGGGAACAGAAGCAACTTTGCCCTATACTGGACTCCTCAACAGGGGGATGGACGACCGGGAGGCGTTTGGCGAGTTTCTCGGCTGGATATGGGCCCAGTTTGGGGTTTACAACTCTCACATTCGGCAATTCGTCCTGGGTTCCGTACAGCCCGAGCTGATCAACACGCGGATTCAAGGTGCTCCCAGTTACCCATGGGACCATTCACAGATTCATTGGAGAGAGTCGAGACTATCTCGACAGTATCACTTCAGGTTGGCCATGCCTCACGAACTCCTGGGGGTACGCACTCGAGACGATTCTCGGTACCTACTTCGATGGCGGAACATTCTGAAGTTTGAGAAGCTCACTTGGGCCAGGCACCATGCGTTCCAGGGTCAATCG CTACTCCCCGCGTCAGCCTACGTCATCATGGCGGTTGATGCTGCCAAAGCCGCTGCGCCAGAGGTAGCAATTTCTGTGATCGAGCTTCGCGATCTCAAGTTCTACAAAGGCATCACGTTTGATCCTAATTCGCCCGGGGTCGAAGTTCTCTCCTCTTTGGTCATTGAGAAAGAGACGCCAGACACATGGGAGGCTTCATTTCTGCTGACTTCAACCGTTGCCGACGGCCGCACCGATGTGAAAAAGAACTTTAGTTGCCGGGTCGCCATCACGTCTGGCGCACCACATCCCAATCTGTTGCCTACGCGGCCAGCGACGAGAGCGGAAACACTGAGTGCCAACCCCGAGGCTTTCTATGCCATGATGGCCGGGACGGGCTTGAGGTACACTGGCCCATTCCGAGGGCTACAAGCACTCGACCGTCGGTTTGATTTTGCGTCGAGTTCCCTGAGGAGAGTTCACCCCGACGACACTACAAGGCTTGACCTCAGCCCCGCCACCTTGGACAGTTGTCTTCAAACGGCCTTTGTCACAATGTCTTCGCCTGGCGACGGTGCCATCTGGACACCATTCTTGCCAGTGGAGATCGAGAGCATCCGCATGAACCTATCACTGTGCAATGCCCAGGAACGGAGCGACACGCTGGTGGTTGATGCGCATAAGACGCAGGCTACACCATGCACGAAGAGCGCCCCGGCCTCCTTCACTGCCGACATCGAGATATTTAATGATGAAGGCAAGCAGGAGATACAGATTGAGGGACTCAAAGTTGGGTCGTTTGGCCCTACCAATCCCGAGGATGACTACGAGCTGTACCTTACCACACAGCTGGACCTTGATCCCGAAGACGCTATCGTGTCCGCCACAGACGAAGACGTCCGCCCCGTGAGCCCCATGCTTGCCGAGTCCTGCGAGCGCGTCGCTTCTTTTTTCATCAAGGGACTGCCAGCCACTGCAGTGTGTCCAAGTCCGGGCTCGCACCTCGTTTCTGCGTCCATCGCCAGCCGAGCAGAGCTGCGCCGCGCCACAAGCACCTGGTCGGATGAGACAGAGGAGTCTCTTGATCGGTTCATTTTATCCTCGCCGTACTATTCGGCTTTGAGCTTGGTCCGCAGACTGGGCCGAAACGTTCCGGATGTGATGGCTGGCATGCTTCCTATAGTGTTTGAAGAAGCTCGCCAGACGCATAGCTTCCAGCGTCATATTTCGAGAGTGGTGAAGCAAATATCCCACAAGTATGCCTCGATGCACGTCTTGGGACTGACAGATGCTGAGCTTGGGTTGACGGAGCACGTGTTGGATGGCTTGGGCACCTCCTTTGCATCCTACCGCATCGGCTCTCGGCCTGAGGAGAATCTCAACGATCGAATCCAGCTTTCCGAGTCTCTGAGCGAGAAGGTTATCACCGAAAAAGTCGATTTCACCACGGGTGTTCCAGCAAATGGCCAGCTCTACGACCTAGTTCTTCTGTCTACTTCTCTATTCGAGCCTCACAACACGGCCACTGTCCTCGGCCACGTTCGGAACATGATGCGGCCTGGAGGCTTCCTGATGCTCATTCAGGTTACAAGGACTCCTCTCGAGGAACGTCTCCGTCGTACCATCAGCTGTGTACCCTCTCTGCAGTCGATGTCCCCAACACCGCCTGACTGGCCTGACCTTCTTGATCAGTGCGGATTTCAAAATTCCAGCGAGGACTCGGCCCAGAACTATGCCACTGGCTTTTCTCTGATTGTTCGTCAAGCGCAGTCTCTGGAGAAAGCGCTGCTGATGTATCCTCCCTCCGAGGACTCGGACCCGGAGCGTCTGATGAATAGACTCTTGATTGTTGGCGGCAAGCAGCTGTGGACATCATTCATCTCATCGCAAGTCACTGCAGCACTGGCTTCGCATTGCGGGTTGATCACTACCGTTGCGTCCCTTGACGACTTGGCACCCGGGCATGCTGCCAACTTTACAgccgtcatcctcctctgcgACCTGGATGAGCCCCTTCTGCTGAACATGAACGAGAAGCGGATGGAGGCCTTGAAGGAGCTACTCCGTCCAGAAATGGTGATCCTTTGGGTCACGGAAAGTGCCTGGACTACTACCCCTGGCAATTCGGCTTCTTTGGGCTTCACGCGCACCCTCGCTGCTGAGATCCCAGGATTGACCCTCCAAGTCCTTGACCTCGAGACTGTTAATACCGATCCCGCCGTCAAGGCCGTCTCTGAGACCTTTTTCCGCCTTGCCATGTACGCTAGGATTCAACACACAAGTGTCGAAAACCCTCTGTGGGTTCTGGAGCCAGAGATACACATCAAGGATGGCCGTCGCATGGTTCCCCGTGTTCGTCCGTGGAAGAAAGGCAACAACCGCGCGAACGCCGGTCGGCGGATTGTCACAGCTCCTTGCAACACCTTGGAAAATGTGGTGGAAATTCTGCCAGGGCATTCAGGAAACGGGCCATACAGGGCAGAGGAGTGGGGATTGGCGTCTGCGTCGGACCCTCCAGGAGAGCTCTTTGGTATGCAGGTCAACTACAGCACCGTCGGTGCGCTCAACACAGGGCTCAGTTCTTTCCCGTCGGCCTACGTCTGCCTTGGCAGTGATACGAGGACCCTCGCCACAACGGTTGCTTTGTCCAAAGTCAATGCCTCCTACATCATGATGCCAACGAGATGGGGTACGGAGATTACGATCCCCAGTCTGAACGAGCCGGTCTTCTTTGGGCTTTTGGTCCGCTATTTCCTGGCGCTCAGCATTTCGTGGAAAGCCAGGGGACAGTCACTCTTGGTTATCGAGCCTGACGAGCGGTTCCAGGAGTGCATCAAGGACGTCTGTGTCAAGCAGGGGATTTCGTTCCAGATATTCTCGACCGACGAGCAGCGCTGCAGGCGGGTACCAGAGATGACTTTTCTTCACCCGGCGCTTTCTCGACGCGAGATCAGGGATTTGAACCTTCCGCAGCGTGCCTTGGTTGTGGATATGCTCCCCAAGGGGAGCCGTCTCTCCGAGATGTTCAAAGCCACGGTGGATGAGCCCTCAGCGTATCACCATCTCTCCTCGTTCTTGCGACCAGCGGCAGACTTGGAAGTCGATGGGGTCAATCCCGATGCTGGTGCATGCGTACACCTTGATAGAATTTGGGAGGGAGCTGTCACCTTGTCGCTTGCCAAGATGGAAACACTGGCCGATGGTGCTgtctcccctctcctctctgtACCGGCCTTGGTCGACTGTACAGAGCCGGTTGCGCCGTTTTCGGTCATTCACTGGAAGGCCGAGAGGGACATTCAACAGATCATCACCCCGCCTTATGGCCGTCAGCTGTTGAGTCCATCAAAGACCTACCTTCTTGTTGGTCTGACAAGGGACTTTGGCCAGAGCCTCTGCACGCTCTTGGCTCAACAGGGGGCGCGCCACCTTGTCCTGGCGAGCCGGAACCCGCCCCGGCGGTCCCCAAGATGGGCAGAAGAGCTGACGAGAAAGGGCGTCCAACTCAGGTTTCAGACGCTGGATGTGACCAAGATGGAGCAAGTGACCGCCTTGAAGACCAAGATCGCACAGACCCTCAGATTCCCTCCCGTCGGGGGTGTTATCAACGGCGCCATGGTTCTCGACGACCGCGTCTTCTCTGAAATGTCCATCGAGTCCTTCCAACGAGTCATGGCGCCCAAGACGATCGGTTCCAGCAATCTCGACGACGCGTTCTGCTCACCAGACATGGACTTTTTCATCATGACCTCGTCCTTTGCGGCCGTCGGCGGACATGCCGGCCAGTCTAACTATGCTGCGGCCAACATGTACATGAACGGCCTCGCCGCCTCGAGACGCCACCGCGGGTTTGTCGGTTCCATTCTCAACATTGGTGTCATTTACGGGCTGGGCTTCTTGCACCGCGAGAAGGAGAATCTCTACGAGGGTTTGGAGCGGGAGGGATACCCGCCTATTTCGGAACGGGATCTTCATCACATGTTCCTCGAGGCTATTGTTGCGGGAAAGCCGACAGAGGATCAGATCTACGACATCACTACCGGGTTGCGGCGGTTCCCGGTCGGGCGGCCTACCCTGCATTGGCACAGCGATCCGAGGTTTTGTCACTTTACTCGCGGCAGTGATGATCGGGACGAGGAAAGCGACGCTGGGTCTCAGCAGCTGAGCCTGAAGGAGCAGACTAGCCGCGgcgagacggaggaggatgttgctgAGATTCTCGTTCCGGCGTTTATCAAGAGATTACAGAATCAGCTCAAGCTGGCGGAGGGAACTGTGACAGCCGAGCAGAGCATTGTCGAGTTGGGTGTTGATTCACTGGCGGCTGTGGAGATTCGATCATGGGTCTGGAGGACGCTGGGCCATGATgtgggggtgatgaagatTCTCAGCGGCATGACGATTAGCCAGTTGTGCGGGGAGATTGCAGCGGCCACCATGGCGGTTCGCGTGACGACGCAGCAGAGTTTGGAGGCGACGGGAGTGCCTAGTGATGCCTCGGCGACGCCTCACACTACCTCTGTGGTTTCTGGTGCCGAGTTGGAGACGCATTCGGTGGCGACGACGGCAGCGGAGGAGTAG